The genomic stretch AAAATTACGAAATATACTCGCCATTATTTTTCAGAGCAGCAAAAGAGTTTAGGAGAAGTAAATGGATTTGTCCAAGAAAGCATTTCGGGCTTAAGGGTAACAAAAGTTTTTGGTCGTGAATCAAAATCAATTGAAGAATTTAAAGAGATGAATGAAAGACTACGAGTGGTAGGTTTAAAAGCTTTAAGCATTTCGGGCTCAATGGGACCAATCATGAACGCAATGCGAAATTTAAGTTTTGTTATTATTGCTGTAGTCGGTGGCGTGTTTGCATATCATCATGCGATTACAATTGGAGTGATTGTTAGTTTTCTGAATTATTCAAGCCAATTTAGTCAGCCACTTAATCAGCTTGCTAATCAGTATAATTTACTTCAATCAGCCATTGCTGGAGCCGAACGTGTATTTGAAATACTAGACTTGAAGTCTGAAACATTTGAAGAAACGAATCAAATCGTTGATAAAAAATTAACCGGTGAAGTTATATTTGATCACGTTCAATTTGGTTATACAAAAAATGTATCTGTTTTAAAAGACCTTTCCTTCCAAGCTTCACCAGGCCAGATGATCGCTTTAGTCGGACCAACCGGAGCGGGAAAAACAACAATTATTAATTTGTTGACGCGTTTTTACGATATCCAATCAGGTAGGATTTTAATTGACGGTGAAGAAATTAACAAATATGACAAACACTTTTTAAGAAAGCAAATCGGTTTAGTGCTACAGGATGCATATGTTTTTTCAGGAACAATCCGAGATAATATAAGATACGGTCGTTTAGATGCGTCAGATAAAGAAGTAGAAAATGCAGCTCGTTTAGCTAACGCGGACACGTTTATTAGAAAACTTCCTAAAGGATACGATACGCATTTAAATGCGGAAGGAAGTAACTTAAGCCAAGGTCAAAAACAGCTTTTGACAATCGCTAGGGCAGTACTTGCTAATCCATCAATTCTTATTTTAGATGAAGCAACAAGTAGCGTTGATACAAGAACGGAATTCCACATTCAAGAGGCAATGAAAACATTGATGAATGGTAGAACTTCATTTGTGATTGCTCATCGACTTAGCACCATTCGAGAGGCTGACGCAATCCTAGTCATTAACGATGGTCAAATTATTGAAAAAGGATCACACGAAGAGCTCTTGAAGAAAAATGGCTTTTATTCAAATCTATATAATACTCAACTTGCAGAAGGGCATGTGAGCTGAGAGGTAGATGAATTTATAAAGATGATCTCCGAAATAAATAGGGGATCATCTTTTTTGCACAATAATTAAGTATAGCGGCAAAAAATCGACGTATTTCTTCCTCGGTTGCAACGTATGTGATACACCAGATGGTACTTGAATTCGTGGCGATATTCATGTAGCCAAATTTCCTAGTTTACTAAAGACTTAATTCATTCACCCCAGAAGTTTCTATTATCTTGCTAACTGATTTATTAAAATAATATAATTATTATTTTCGGAATAATCTAAATAGTGTATAATTCGGGATATATTTTCAGCTTGTAAAATGAATATTTGAATCAAGGGGGAAATGAATGTGCATGTTGAAAAACGGACTTTAGATTTTATACCAGAGAATGAAAGACACGGAAATGCTCGTAGTTTGTTTTCAATTTGGTTTAGCGCAAATATGCAAATTACAACACTTGTAACTGGCGCTTTAGCAGTAGTATTTGGACTGGATTTTTTCTGGGGCGTAACAGCCATTGTAATCGGTAATTTATTAGGAGCAATTTTTATGGCTTCACATTCAGTTCAAGGACCAAAACTAGGGATTCCACAAATGATTCAAAGCCGTGCACAATTTGGTGTAATTGGAGCAGTTGTACCTCTTGTTATTGTGATCCTTATGTATATGGGATTCTTTGCGAGTAGTGGGGTTTTAGGAGCTCAAGCGATTAGCAGTGCGTTTTCTTTACCAGTTAATGCTGGAATTGTTTTACTTGGTATCGTTACACTACTAATTACATTATTTGGCTATGACTTAATTCATAAAATGGAAAAGTATTTTGCAATTATTTTTACGATTGTTTTTTTAATAGTAACGTATAAGGCTCTAAGTCTACCAATGCCTTCAAAAATGTTCTCAATTGGACATGTTGAAATTGGTCCTTTTTTATTAATGGTTAGTATTGCAGCAACGTGGCAGTTAACGTATGCACCTTATGTGGCAGATTATTCAAGATATTTACCAACGAATACTTCATCAGCAAAAACCTTTTTTTATACATATGCTGGTACAGTAATCGGAACTGTTTGGATGATGTCATTAGGTGTTTTGTTAAGTCTAGCGATTCCTAAGTTTTTAAATAACTCAAGTACAGGGCTTGCTAATTTAGTTGGAAACCGATTCTCATTAATCATTTATATCGTTATTGTTTTAGGAGTTTTAGCTGTAAATGTACTGAATTTATATGGAGCGTTTATGTCCATTACAACAACTCTTGAAGCATTTACAAGTTTAAAAGGCACAGAAAAAACACGTTTTTGGTTGGTGTTTATAACAGTAATTATAGGCACATCACTTTCTATTTGGGGTCAAGGGAACTTCTTACATAATTTTGAAAGCTTTATTTTATTGTTATCCTATTTTATGGTGCCATGGACTGCAATTAATTTAATTGATTATTATTTATTGAGCATGGGTGAATTTAACATACAGGACGTTTTTAATGTAAATGGTCAATATGGGAAATTTAATTGGACAGCCATTATTTCTTATTTCATTGCGGTGATTCTCGAAATTCCTTTCGTAAATGCTGAAATGTATGAGGGACCTATCGCTAAAGCATTAAACGGTACAGATATTGCTTGGGTGGTCGGCTTATTAATTCCTTTATTATTTTATTATTTACCTTCAAAACGAAAAAGAAAATCTTCAATTAATAGTAAGAAAATAAATGAAACGATATAAATAGTAAAGAAGGCTCCTCAAAAAAATGAGGAGTTTTTTGTTACATATTAAGAAAGTATAAAATTGACAACGATGAAAAAATGTCGGCGTATATGTCAATTTTAGGTATAAGTATAAGTGCAACTACGCCTCTGTATTCGCTTGACGGCTTGCCAATCAGTGAGTTTTCTTTATGTGGAAATAACAAAATAAGAATGATCTCTTCTAATGGGAATTTTATTGCTATATTTTTCAACGTCAATAGGTCACTAAATTAATTTAATTTTGGCGAGGGAAAAAATTGTAAATCTAATAGTCTTGTAAACTGTATAATCAAAATGTACTATTTTAATATAGGACTGGGGGACGTCATGGAAGAGAAGAAATGGTCGATTATTTTAAGCGTACTTTTTTTATTGTTTGTTTATGTACTTATTCATTTTGAAATAAATGCTCGAAATATAGAAAACTCAGTTCAAAAATTACGGGATCAAGAAATAGAGCCGAAGAAGAAACTTCATTTTGTCCTTATTTCACAAGAGTTCGATAATCCGTACTGGAGGAAAGTACAAGAGGGAGCAGATGTTGCCGCAGAAAAATACGGCGTAAATGTTGAATACATCGGTCCTTTACGTACAAGTCCGGAAGAGCAAATTAAATTATTAGAAAAGGCAATTGCTTCTCAGGTAGATGGAATTATCGTACAAAGTCTTGATGAGAGTACGTTTTCGCCCGTAATTAATAAAGCGGTTACACAACATATTCCGGTTATTACAATCGATACAGATGCGCCAAAAAGTAAGCGTATCGCTTATGTCGGTACAAATAATTTTAATGCTGGGGAGCAATTAGGAAGAGTTGTTGTAGAGGAAACAGGTGGAGTTGGGAAAATTGGCGTGATAATTGGGAGTGAAAAATCAGAAAGTCAACAGGCAAGACTAAATGGCTTTTTAAATGTTGTTAAAAAAAATCCGAATTTAGTAGTAAAGGAAATTGAGTCCTCTAATATATCAATCATTCAAGCAAAACTCCAAGCTGAAAATATGATGCGAAATAATAAAGATATTTCAATTATGGTTGGTACAAGTGCACTAGATGCAATCGGAATTTTAAATGCGTCAAAAAATTTAAAGTTAAATCAAGTTGAGATATTTGGATTTGATAATATTGAAGGTACACTTCAAGCAGTTCAAGATGATTCAATTAAAGCAACTGTCATTCAAAAGCCATATGAAATGGGCTATCAATCTGTTGGATTATTGATTGATTCATTACATGGAAAAGCTATTAATAAAGAAAATTTTACACCAACCGAGGTGGTGACGAAAGAAACGTTGATCAGGAGGAGAAACGTTGAAAATTAGAACGAAATTATTTATTTTTATCCCCATTCTCGTTATTTTATTGAATTTAGTTTCGTTTTTTGTTTTTGAAAATGGAAAGAAGGTTCAAGAGAGTTATAATTTAATGATTAATAAAATATTTTTATATAAGCAAATCTCTTTAGAAACCCAAGAGAATTTAAGCTTAGTTAGTAGTTATATTATAAACCCACAACCTAAGAACTATCGTTCAATTATCCAGCATAGAAGCAATCTGCAAAAATTAAAAAAGGAATTGCTAACGCATAATGCTACAAAAAATAATCAGCTCGTACTAGAGAATTTTACTCATATGATTGATTCATTTTTAGCGTTAGAATCTTCAATTACAGACAATCTTGTCTCTCAAAATTTTTCCAGCTATACAGACGAGTACCGCGATATAGAGAAAATAGCAGGATTTATTAGAGAGGATAGTCAAAATTTAGTTGATTTAGAGCTTAGTAATTATCAGCCTATTTTTCGAAAGATTATTTCAAATACTCAGTCTATGAATCAATTAGGTGTACAGCTGTTTGTTATTACGACAGTCATTAGCATTGTTTTTGCGATTTGGCTCTCAAGAAGTATTGTAATTCCGATTAATCGTCTAGTTTATATGGCCAAGCAAATAGGAAAAGGGAATTTTAATGTAGCTCCTCCTACTTTGTATCAAAATAATGAAATTGGTATCCTTGGGAAAATCCTCAATGAAATGTCAAAGAATTTAAGTAATTTAATGATAAAAAATATTGAAATCGTAGAGAAGGATCGACTTGTGAAGGAGCTTGAATTAAAGGCCTTACAAAGTCAGATTAACCCGCACTTTCTGTTCAATACATTAAACGTTATCTCTAAGCTAGCTTATATCGAAGGGGCTGAACAAACGAGTGATCTCACTGTATCGACCTCGAATTTGTTACGCTATAATTTACGAAAATTAGACGAGCCTGTAACTCTTTTGGATGAAGTAAGAAATGCTGAAGAATATTTTTCAATTCAAAAAGCAAGATTTAGAGATCGTGTACGTTTCGAATTGAATATTGAGGATTCTTGCTTAGGGCATAAAGTTCCTTGTTTAACATTGCAACCCCTTCTTGAAAACGCATTTATACATGGTATTGAGGGGATGGAACAAGGTGCTGTAATAGGAATAACGATCAAGAATCTTGATAAGTATATTTTCATTGAGATTTACGACAATGGTGCTGGTATGAAAGAAGAAACTAGAGAAGCGCTGTTAAGTTCATCTATGCCGATTATCTCTCAAAAAAGCTCAACAGGATTAGGTACAACAAATGTTTTTAAACGCTGGCGCTTATTTTATGAAGAAGAAGATATTGTTGATATTAAAAGTGAAGTAAATAAAGGGACAACCATTATTTTAAAACTACCTGTTACATCATAATTTTATAATTGAAGGAGGTAACCTATGTATCGGTTATTAATTGTGGATGATGAACCATTAGAGCGTGAGGGACTTGAATTGATGATTAATCGATCAATGCCTAATCAGTTTCAATTTGAACAAGCTGGGAATGGAAGAATAGCGATCGAAAAATCAATTGAATATCAGCCCCATATTATCTTTATGGATATAAAAATGCCAGGTATTCAAGGACTTGAAGCCGTTTCAGTAATCAAACAAAAACTGCCGGACACGAAAATATTCATTGTCACTGCATATGACTATTTTACATATGCACAAGAAGCAATCTCATTAGGTGTGAAGGATTATATTTTAAAGCCTGCTAAAAAGGACCATATCATCTCTTTACTGCAAAAGATGATCGATGAAATTGAAGATGATTATAAAAAGAGATTACAAGAATTAGAGGCTATTGAAAATTTATCACTTATACGACCTTTAACGGAAAATGAATATACATTAATGTTAATGTTTAATACTGTTCAAGAACTAAATGTAAATCAATTGTCCGGGATTCTAGGTTTTGAGATGGAGTACGGTTATGCGAGTGTCATTAAATTTCCAAAAGAAATCATTCAAAATGATAAAGAACAAAGACGTGTTTATGAATGTGTTAGGCATTTTATGAAATCTGCGAGAGATTGTTTAATTAGTCCAGTTGTAAATGGTCAATTAGCTATATTTATTCCAGTCCAACCGAAGCGTGAAGACAATCTGCAAAAGCTAGTATTCTATCAAGATGCTTTAAAAACGATTGAGTATATTGAAAATCAAACCGGTCATAAAACGGTAATTGGTATAGGGTCCTTAAATCAAGGAATTGAAGGATTTAAGAAATCATATAATGAGGCAATGCAAGCAAGCTTAGATTGCAATGAACTAGCTCGGGTTAGTCAGTATTCAGAGAGAGTGTCTTTAAGTATATCAGATGACGAAAAGCAAATTCTTATCGATTCTTTTAGAAAAGCTGATTTAGAAGATGTGATGAACCAATTCAATCATTTATATGAAAGATTCGTTAATTATCATGTTTTAAAGGTGAGAACAGAATTAAATTCTCTATTCAATCAAATTTTTCAATCTCTCCGTAACTCATCGATTGATGTTGAGAAATTCCATATCCCAGATATAGACGATCTCAATCAGTTGAAGGTGATTGTAGAGCAACAAATCATTAATTTAATTACAAAGATTGATCGAGAAAAAGAAATTAAAACGAATCATATGATGGTATTGGCTAGAGAATACATAGCTCAACACTTCATAGAGGATATCTCGCTGGAGCAAGTAGCCAACTATTTAAAATTAAATCCAGTTTATTTTAGTAAATTATTTAAAAAGCAAACGGCTGAAACTTTCAGTGATTATTTAATGAATTTAAGAATTAATAAGGCAAAACAATTAATGGAAAATAGAGAATTGAACTTAAAAGAAATTTGCTACCAAGTAGGCTATAATGATCCGAATTATTTTAGCCGAGTTTTTAAAAAATGTACGAATGAATCTCCGAAAGAATATAGGAAGAAAGTTTTAATGAATATTTGAAGAATTACTGATAGTTGTACTCATATATAATCTAAAAAGAGGGACAAACTTTAATATGATGAAGTTTGTACGATGATAAATACAATAAATTTATACTAGTAGAAGAGTAAGTTCCGACCTTTTCTTGACATTATGTCGAGGAAAGGTTTTTTTATGGAAACGACAACCCCTGGCTAAGCCTAGGGTTCCAAAAAGCTTACAGCGTGGTAGTATAAAAATTCCTCAGAGGTACTAAACTATTTTGGTCCGCAAACCAAAATAGCATCAGCTCACCGGTTTATGGACAAAACTCACCCAATTATGCACAAATCCAGTTACTTTAACCGTCGGCTTGACCACGAGTGGTTATGTTTTATTTTTTCTAGTTAACTAGTATTTTTTAGTGTTTACAATCAGTCTATTACTTAATTAAAATTGAAATTTTCTGCACTAATATGTCCTAAAGTTTAAAAAGTGCTAGATTTAATATTCTGAATGTAACCGTTTTCTGTGGTGGGGTAAATTAGTACAGGTAATAGACAAGAGAGTGAAGGAAATGGGTAAGCGTTTTCAATTGAAAACATGATAATCTTATTTTGTAAGCGTAACCAGAAAAAAAGGGGGAAATACTTTGAAAAAGTTAACAAGGATTTTTTCAATAATTTCAGTAATTTTAGTAATGACTCTTCTTGCTGCTGGATGTGGAACTTCTTCAACATCAGGTGATAGTAGTTCTGCTGGTAAGAAAAGCAAAAATGGTAAAGTTGATATCGGTATCGTTTTACCTACAAAAGATGAGCCTCGTTGGACTCAAGATGAAACTCGTTTTAAAAATGCTTTAAAAGATACAGATTATTCAGTTGAAATTTTATTCTCACAAGGTGACTCTGCTAAAGAAAAAGCAAACGTTGATTCTTTAATCGCAAAAGGCATCAAAGTTTTAATTATTTGTCCTCAGGACGGCGCTGCTGCTGCTGCTTCAGCTGAAGCTGCAAAAGCTGCTGGTGTTAAAGTTATTTCTTACGATCGTTTAATTACAGGTACTGACGCTGTTGATTACTATGTTTCATTTGATAGTGTTGCTGTAGGTGCTGCACAAGCACAATATCTTGTAGACCATGCTTCAGGTAAATCAGGTCAACCTTTATACCTATACGCAGGTGCTGCATCTGATAACAATGCATTCTTATTCTTCCAAGGTGCTTGGAAAGTTCTTCAACCAAAAATTGCTGATGGTACATTCAAAGTTGAAAACTCTGCTGCTGCAAATAGCTTAAAAGCTAAAGCTGATTTAACTCGTGATGAGCAAGCTAAAATTATCGGTCAAGTTACAACTAACTGGGACTTTAACGTTGCTAAAAACTTAACTTCATCTAACTTAACAAAAGCTACAAAAGCTGACAAAGGTGATGTATTAGTTCTAGCTCCAAATGATGGAACTGCTCGTTCAATCGCTGATACGTTTAAAGCTGATAAAGATGTATCTTCATATATTATTACTGGTCAAGATGCTGAAAAAGCTTCTGTACAATACATCATTGATGGCAAACAATCTATGACTGTTTTCAAAGATGTTCGTACTTTAGTTAAAGATGCAATCTCAACTGCAACTTCAATCTTAAAAAATGAAACACCTGATGCTTCAGGCGTTACAAACAATGGTAAAGCTGATATTAAAACAAAACAAACAGATATTATTGTTGTTGATCAAAGCACAGTGAAGAAAGACTTAGTTGATTCTGGATACTATAGTGCTTCAGACTTCACTGGATTGAAGTAATTAATATAAGAAACAATTACAAAATAGTGATGGTCTAACCGTCACTATTTTGTTAATTATTCAATTTAATAAAGACTCAAGTAGATGGCAAATTCGGGAGACGGATCATATGAGTGAATATATTTTGGAGATGAGAAATATCTCAAAAGAGTTTCCAGGCGTTAAAGCATTAAGCGATGTTAACTTCAAAGTTAAAAAAGGTGAAATACATTGCTTAGTTGGTGAAAATGGTGCTGGAAAATCAACTTTAATGAAAGTATTAAGTGGTATTTATCCTTTTGGAACATATACAGGTGATATTGTTTTTGGAGACGAAGTTCAAAAGTTTTCAAAAATAAGTGATAGTGAAAAAAAGGGAATTGGAATTATCTATCAGGAATTATCTCTTTTTCCAGAGTTGTCCGTTTACGAAAATATTTTTATCGGACATGAAATTAAAAAGGGAATTACTGTAGATTTCAATGAAACGATTGTAAAAGCAATCGAAATGCTAAAAAAAGTAAAATTGGATGTAAATCCAGACGTGCAAATAAAAGAATTAGGTGTAGGGAAACAGCAACTTGTTGAGATCGCTAAAGCACTTTGTAAAGATGTTAAATTGCTTATTCTTGACGAACCTACTGCAGCTTTAAATGAAGATGATAGTGAAAATCTACTTTTCTTAATGGAAGAGTTAAAAAATCAAGGCATTTCTTGTATTATGATTTCGCATAAGCTTAAAGAAGTAATTGCTATTGCCGATACTGTTACAGTACTTCGCGATGGGAAAACAATTTGTTCTTTAAATAAAGAAGAAATCACCGAAAACACAATTATTAAACATATGGTTGGTCGTGAGATTGACGATATTTATCCGAAACGTCCAAACCAGAAGTTTGGTGAAGTTTCATTAGAATTAAAAGACTGGAATGTATACGATCCAAAATTAGGTCGAAAGATTCTTCATGATATCAATCTAAATGTTCGAAAAGGTGAAATTATCGGGATTGCTGGATTGATGGGGTCTGGACGAACAGAATTAGCGAAAAGTATTTTTGGAAATCCAACAAACTTCAAACTTGATGGTTCTGTATTAGTAAAAGGTGAAGTGAAGCGCTTTAAACATCCAAAAGATGCAATAAAATCTGGTATTGCCTATGTAACAGAGGATCGTAAAGGCGATGGATTAATCCTTGAACAAGATATTAAAAACAATATTTCCATTACAAATTTATTCGAAATTTCCAAATCAAGTGTGATTAATCAACATGAAGAAATTGTCGTTGCAAATGATTACTTAAATAAGCTAAACATTAAAGCTCCTTCAATCACTTCAATCGTTGGGAAATTAAGTGGTGGTAATCAGCAAAAAGTATCATTGAGTAAATGGCTATTTACAAATCCGAATGTACTTATTCTAGATGAACCAACACGTGGAATAGACGTAGGTGCAAAATTTGAAATCTATAGCTTTATGAATCTACTGGTTGAACAAGGCATGAGCATTGTCATGATTTCCTCTGAACTTCCAGA from Arthrobacter citreus encodes the following:
- a CDS encoding sugar-binding protein; translated protein: MEEKKWSIILSVLFLLFVYVLIHFEINARNIENSVQKLRDQEIEPKKKLHFVLISQEFDNPYWRKVQEGADVAAEKYGVNVEYIGPLRTSPEEQIKLLEKAIASQVDGIIVQSLDESTFSPVINKAVTQHIPVITIDTDAPKSKRIAYVGTNNFNAGEQLGRVVVEETGGVGKIGVIIGSEKSESQQARLNGFLNVVKKNPNLVVKEIESSNISIIQAKLQAENMMRNNKDISIMVGTSALDAIGILNASKNLKLNQVEIFGFDNIEGTLQAVQDDSIKATVIQKPYEMGYQSVGLLIDSLHGKAINKENFTPTEVVTKETLIRRRNVEN
- a CDS encoding sugar-binding protein, which translates into the protein MTLLAAGCGTSSTSGDSSSAGKKSKNGKVDIGIVLPTKDEPRWTQDETRFKNALKDTDYSVEILFSQGDSAKEKANVDSLIAKGIKVLIICPQDGAAAAASAEAAKAAGVKVISYDRLITGTDAVDYYVSFDSVAVGAAQAQYLVDHASGKSGQPLYLYAGAASDNNAFLFFQGAWKVLQPKIADGTFKVENSAAANSLKAKADLTRDEQAKIIGQVTTNWDFNVAKNLTSSNLTKATKADKGDVLVLAPNDGTARSIADTFKADKDVSSYIITGQDAEKASVQYIIDGKQSMTVFKDVRTLVKDAISTATSILKNETPDASGVTNNGKADIKTKQTDIIVVDQSTVKKDLVDSGYYSASDFTGLK
- a CDS encoding sugar ABC transporter ATP-binding protein gives rise to the protein MSEYILEMRNISKEFPGVKALSDVNFKVKKGEIHCLVGENGAGKSTLMKVLSGIYPFGTYTGDIVFGDEVQKFSKISDSEKKGIGIIYQELSLFPELSVYENIFIGHEIKKGITVDFNETIVKAIEMLKKVKLDVNPDVQIKELGVGKQQLVEIAKALCKDVKLLILDEPTAALNEDDSENLLFLMEELKNQGISCIMISHKLKEVIAIADTVTVLRDGKTICSLNKEEITENTIIKHMVGREIDDIYPKRPNQKFGEVSLELKDWNVYDPKLGRKILHDINLNVRKGEIIGIAGLMGSGRTELAKSIFGNPTNFKLDGSVLVKGEVKRFKHPKDAIKSGIAYVTEDRKGDGLILEQDIKNNISITNLFEISKSSVINQHEEIVVANDYLNKLNIKAPSITSIVGKLSGGNQQKVSLSKWLFTNPNVLILDEPTRGIDVGAKFEIYSFMNLLVEQGMSIVMISSELPEVLGMSDRIYVMAEGKITGELSREEATQESVMALATV
- a CDS encoding ABC transporter ATP-binding protein, producing the protein MSNNNNTNTKNSPNLFQNSFRPGQHHQGIPKVRSKNAKTTVFRIWSYLKKQRQGLWIVIIATALTSCFMLLAPYLIGKIIDLYIAPQKYKGAILLSFVLLVVYLLGSASTWLQQYVASSVSQNTVRDMRQDLFEKYQSLPIPFFDQKTHGELMSRTTNDLENVSNTLNQIVVQLISSIFILVGSVAMMLSLSVWMTLITLLTVPLITFITKKITKYTRHYFSEQQKSLGEVNGFVQESISGLRVTKVFGRESKSIEEFKEMNERLRVVGLKALSISGSMGPIMNAMRNLSFVIIAVVGGVFAYHHAITIGVIVSFLNYSSQFSQPLNQLANQYNLLQSAIAGAERVFEILDLKSETFEETNQIVDKKLTGEVIFDHVQFGYTKNVSVLKDLSFQASPGQMIALVGPTGAGKTTIINLLTRFYDIQSGRILIDGEEINKYDKHFLRKQIGLVLQDAYVFSGTIRDNIRYGRLDASDKEVENAARLANADTFIRKLPKGYDTHLNAEGSNLSQGQKQLLTIARAVLANPSILILDEATSSVDTRTEFHIQEAMKTLMNGRTSFVIAHRLSTIREADAILVINDGQIIEKGSHEELLKKNGFYSNLYNTQLAEGHVS
- a CDS encoding cytosine permease, producing MHVEKRTLDFIPENERHGNARSLFSIWFSANMQITTLVTGALAVVFGLDFFWGVTAIVIGNLLGAIFMASHSVQGPKLGIPQMIQSRAQFGVIGAVVPLVIVILMYMGFFASSGVLGAQAISSAFSLPVNAGIVLLGIVTLLITLFGYDLIHKMEKYFAIIFTIVFLIVTYKALSLPMPSKMFSIGHVEIGPFLLMVSIAATWQLTYAPYVADYSRYLPTNTSSAKTFFYTYAGTVIGTVWMMSLGVLLSLAIPKFLNNSSTGLANLVGNRFSLIIYIVIVLGVLAVNVLNLYGAFMSITTTLEAFTSLKGTEKTRFWLVFITVIIGTSLSIWGQGNFLHNFESFILLLSYFMVPWTAINLIDYYLLSMGEFNIQDVFNVNGQYGKFNWTAIISYFIAVILEIPFVNAEMYEGPIAKALNGTDIAWVVGLLIPLLFYYLPSKRKRKSSINSKKINETI
- a CDS encoding histidine kinase, which gives rise to MKIRTKLFIFIPILVILLNLVSFFVFENGKKVQESYNLMINKIFLYKQISLETQENLSLVSSYIINPQPKNYRSIIQHRSNLQKLKKELLTHNATKNNQLVLENFTHMIDSFLALESSITDNLVSQNFSSYTDEYRDIEKIAGFIREDSQNLVDLELSNYQPIFRKIISNTQSMNQLGVQLFVITTVISIVFAIWLSRSIVIPINRLVYMAKQIGKGNFNVAPPTLYQNNEIGILGKILNEMSKNLSNLMIKNIEIVEKDRLVKELELKALQSQINPHFLFNTLNVISKLAYIEGAEQTSDLTVSTSNLLRYNLRKLDEPVTLLDEVRNAEEYFSIQKARFRDRVRFELNIEDSCLGHKVPCLTLQPLLENAFIHGIEGMEQGAVIGITIKNLDKYIFIEIYDNGAGMKEETREALLSSSMPIISQKSSTGLGTTNVFKRWRLFYEEEDIVDIKSEVNKGTTIILKLPVTS
- a CDS encoding response regulator, with the translated sequence MYRLLIVDDEPLEREGLELMINRSMPNQFQFEQAGNGRIAIEKSIEYQPHIIFMDIKMPGIQGLEAVSVIKQKLPDTKIFIVTAYDYFTYAQEAISLGVKDYILKPAKKDHIISLLQKMIDEIEDDYKKRLQELEAIENLSLIRPLTENEYTLMLMFNTVQELNVNQLSGILGFEMEYGYASVIKFPKEIIQNDKEQRRVYECVRHFMKSARDCLISPVVNGQLAIFIPVQPKREDNLQKLVFYQDALKTIEYIENQTGHKTVIGIGSLNQGIEGFKKSYNEAMQASLDCNELARVSQYSERVSLSISDDEKQILIDSFRKADLEDVMNQFNHLYERFVNYHVLKVRTELNSLFNQIFQSLRNSSIDVEKFHIPDIDDLNQLKVIVEQQIINLITKIDREKEIKTNHMMVLAREYIAQHFIEDISLEQVANYLKLNPVYFSKLFKKQTAETFSDYLMNLRINKAKQLMENRELNLKEICYQVGYNDPNYFSRVFKKCTNESPKEYRKKVLMNI